A window of Punica granatum isolate Tunisia-2019 chromosome 8, ASM765513v2, whole genome shotgun sequence genomic DNA:
AAGCGAGGGTTCCTACACCCGCTGGACCGATTtgttaaatgattaaaatagaCCCTACTTTAAGCTAGAAAATCATGAGCAATACAGCCAAAAAATTTGTGTAATACTTGCAGATGATATTAATATTCACCACTTAGCTAGATGATATTAAGTGTTGAATTTCGTATCTGCTTACTAGCCATTGGCCAAGGCAATATACATTGCCCtgtattttattaaaatagatAGAAGAAACATCTAGAAACTGCGAGAACATACTTACGTCATTGACGACTCattagctatatatataatccatacaccatactatatatatgtatatatgtatatatgatgcCCTCTCTTTCTAAGTTATTAATTCCTAGATCTATCTTTATCGAAGCGTAGAATTGGATCATCTTCCCGAAGAATCCTATGTGTATTGAGGACGGTGAGAAGCATCAACCCGAGGAAGACGAGGAAGGACAGGGCCGACAGCACAAGCATCAGCACGGACGCCATGGTTCCTTTAACCTCCTGCGCGTACTCGGCCGAGGCCAGGGCAAGAAAGGTGAGGGGGAACGAGTACGCCCACCATGCCACATTGAACTTCCTCATTGATTTCTTGAATAGTGCTGGCCTGCAAGCCTGTTAAGACACCACAAcaaatgagaaaagaaaaaacaaagataactaaaagaagaggaaataaTATACGTAAGGGAATTTCATTAATAAGAATTGATTGTAATTCTTAAAATATATGTGTCGTCACATTGAACTCTTTTtctgatatataatataggaGTCATTCTAACGCATTTTCGAGTCATGCTATATACGACAAACATTAACTTGGTTAGGAATCAGATACTGCCGGACCTAGACATCTATTTCGTTATCTGTCtggtttaatatatatataggtggtAGCTAGCAGAAACATATTCGTATATTATAATGCATGACAAGCaatatttcttttgttttccttttcatcCTCAAATTGCCGAATCCCATACTGGTTCGTAAAACATCTTTTTCACATTCAACGGAAACCTCAgacaaattaaagaaaaaaaaaatcaacgaaTCGTAATGCATGTCGGATGTGGTAATCTTTGAAAGGGCAATCATTTTCTTGTAAACTGTAGGAGTTGACAAAAACTTGGGAGCCCacagtaaaaaaagaaaaagaaaaagaagacgTACGTAACAGAAATAATTAGGGTGAaactataattaaaattaatcaagATTCTCAATGATAACGCagtattatgaaaaaaaaaagaaaaagtttaaAGTTTACAttatatgtaaaataaaatgtttattAGTTAACCAACATGAgttgattcaagcggttcgataCTTATTTCGCTTAAGCAAGGTTTCGGGTTCGAGTCtttgtgaatgtagaaaatccaCGTTTGAATAACTTTATCCCTTAATGGGCCGACCCAGctcaactggattagtcgacACTTAATTGAGTTTTTGGATACCAGagttcacataaaaaaaaatttagttatATTGAAAGaaactaaattaaaatatatacgtCTACATGCATCATCAAGGTaaaaggaaagggaaagataaaaagagatatatatttgagattcatatttttaaattatcatAGATAACATATCATCTCTCAGTCATTTAAATCGTGCAGACTTTAGCGGCAAaattatttgatgaaaatgtataaataataattgattttaaGCAACTATTTGGTCACGGTAACTCATTAGGATAGTATATATTGCAATTACCATATTAATTACcgaaaaaaagttatttacCATATAAACAAAAGCGGTTCAGTACAGCAGCACTTGTTGCAGAATTGCAATTAAAACAGttacatataatattttctcataatattAAAACGGttacatataatattttctcataattaggACTTCTTGTAtctcttatattttttcttattttatccTCTCTATGCCCATATACTATGGTgtaattgaaatatataaatttaataatattgcaCCTTATTTAGAACGAGAGTTATAACTAATATATAAGTAAGTGACATCTACCCGATACTTTCTTTATAGTTCTCATATTTCATATGTAATACTAAATTAcataaatcataaaaaaggAATCTAAgtatcaaaattattattatgagcCTCTGAAaccatttttttccccttcatACCAGCAAAGGTACGTAAGAATTTCTGCTCCAGGCTCTAAGGGACCACGAGATCAAATCGATGCAACGTGATGATATTGACACTAACTTAGTAAATTGAGACGAGTTTATCATACGTTATAACTTTTATAGCGACATAAGCTCATACaggatttaaaaaattcaataaatggGACGAGATTTCGCTTTAGCCTTCCAAAAAACAACGATTAAAATAGAAGGCCTTGACCTTTCCGAGCAAGAAAAGAGTGTAGCTGTTCCTTTCAACGAGAAGAAAAGACGAACTGGACTGGCTTGTCGTTAGatttgatataatatatatacatgtgtgtgtgtgtatagcTGGCTAGCTGGAGTACATTGCCAGATTTTTCTATGCTTAATTAAATTAACTTCTAtaatctattattattattattattatttgatgaATGAACTAAGTATTGGAGAcattggttttaatttttccatATGCCCCACTTGTTTATAACTAtagtacctttttttttttttttggtgggtgGGGGGGGTGGGCTGCTGTTGGTTTGAATTATTATAGTACGTTTTACATTATATTTATCCTCTATACCAGAGTCGTGATTGACTTTAATTAATTCTAACACGGGACGCATTAGAAGGAAGTCATACTTACCAGAGATGCGAAGAGGAATAGGGAGAGGAAGAAAAGCATCTTCGACCCAGTATCGAAAGTGCCCGAGATGGAGTTCCAGGCAAGGCTCGCCATGCTCGGTGCGgcaaagaagaggaagaacacGGGCCGCAGCATTGCGGGGAGTCGGTCTCCCCCGGACAGCCGCTGGTAGAGTGTGACGAAGAGCACCAGGTAATGTGCCATCCCGAGAGAGAACAGGCAAACTGCACTCTCCTTCCATCCCACTCTAGAGGCTGCCCTGGAGCCCACCAGGTTCCCGATCACCGAGATCAGGCTGGTGGGGTTTGCCACCATCGACAAGAACCGCTTCTCGGTGGTGAACCACTGGCCATAGATCTTCACGTCGAGCAAGACCACCGGGATGGCAAAGGCCCACCATAGTGCCAGGTATGGTGCTTTAATCTCTGATATGGCGGTTGGGGAGGACAGGAGAAGCACAAGCCATGAGATCCACGGGGCGAAGAGGTAGTTGACACCAACATGGTGGAAGAACTCGGCCCTGACCAGTTGGAAGTGGAAGCAGCATCGGAGAGCGTAGAGAGCCGAGAGCAGCACCTGTGCTACCAGAGCAAGAAGCCAGAAAAAGAGCAAGGAGATGGAACGGAAGGGCCCATCCGAGCGGAGAAAGTGACCAAGAGGTGGAGGGTTTGAGGATGAATTACCGGCTGCGGGTTGGGTGAGCATCTTCAGGAGCAAAGCCTGGCTTGCGAGGGAGAGGCTGATACGAAAGTAGCCGGCGTGGAGTCTTGTCAGGATGGAAGGCTTGAATTGCCTTATCGGGCTAGCGGTTTGCTGATGGTTTGCACGGTTGCGGTGGTGGTGCGGTTGAACCCTAGAAGCCGGTTGAGAAGCATCTACTGGTACTTGTCTCATGGCCATGGGAGGTTGATGTGGGATTTGCAGAGATTCCATGGAAGATATCTCAAAAGTTTTGTCCTATGGCGTTATTTGTTATAGCTTAGCATATTACCAGGTTCGCATACATAGATAGGGAAGAGCCCGGATGAGACAAATAGCGATGTTcgttttttcatttaatttgattcGGTTATGTAAGTAATgtaaatgtgtatatatattttttataagttatttatcttaatatatatatatatatatttgaaacttTAGCCGTGCATAACATACTAACCCGCACGTATTGTGTTTCAACTATGCTATTTCTTTCAATATGCTTATTGAATGGATTGACTtggaagagaaagaaaaaaataagggtaaaaaggtaaaaagcattaaaaatagaatttgaaaaaaataaaaataacttgTTGGGAAAACGTATCGATTCGAGGAATTTAGACCAATAAGAGTAAAGAAAGAACACAAAGATATATGTGGAAAaacgtagcacgacttcaagggtaCGTGCTTTGAATTTGAGAGAGAAAACTGAGAATTTCCAAGAACACGTGATTTTTCGATCTCCTTctcttttaaatatatatatatatatatatatttcaaaaatatactACTATAATCTTGCAACATTTAcagtgcgtttgatttcagagttaaagttttgaatttgtaactttgattttaattgtcgaaaaagaaaaaaaaatgtaggaCCTGTGGACCCCATcagttttgttgtgtagtgtattgggTAGTGTATGAGATTGtatattgaataatatatgaggctcaccagtttgactttgaaaaaatatgttttgttctatagtgtattgagttaaaattaaagttaaagttaaaattttaaaccgcgactccgaaaccaaacggagcgtAATTATCTATTCGTGTGGCACAAAACCTCTTCTTCTAAATGAGAGTACCAATTTTACATGGTAATATGTAGGTAAAAATTTAGT
This region includes:
- the LOC116187466 gene encoding S-type anion channel SLAH4-like isoform X1, which codes for MESLQIPHQPPMAMRQVPVDASQPASRVQPHHHRNRANHQQTASPIRQFKPSILTRLHAGYFRISLSLASQALLLKMLTQPAAGNSSSNPPPLGHFLRSDGPFRSISLLFFWLLALVAQVLLSALYALRCCFHFQLVRAEFFHHVGVNYLFAPWISWLVLLLSSPTAISEIKAPYLALWWAFAIPVVLLDVKIYGQWFTTEKRFLSMVANPTSLISVIGNLVGSRAASRVGWKESAVCLFSLGMAHYLVLFVTLYQRLSGGDRLPAMLRPVFFLFFAAPSMASLAWNSISGTFDTGSKMLFFLSLFLFASLACRPALFKKSMRKFNVAWWAYSFPLTFLALASAEYAQEVKGTMASVLMLVLSALSFLVFLGLMLLTVLNTHRILREDDPILRFDKDRSRN
- the LOC116187466 gene encoding S-type anion channel SLAH1-like isoform X2 yields the protein MESLQIPHQPPMAMRQVPVDASQPASRVQPHHHRNRANHQQTASPIRQFKPSILTRLHAGYFRISLSLASQALLLKMLTQPAAAQVLLSALYALRCCFHFQLVRAEFFHHVGVNYLFAPWISWLVLLLSSPTAISEIKAPYLALWWAFAIPVVLLDVKIYGQWFTTEKRFLSMVANPTSLISVIGNLVGSRAASRVGWKESAVCLFSLGMAHYLVLFVTLYQRLSGGDRLPAMLRPVFFLFFAAPSMASLAWNSISGTFDTGSKMLFFLSLFLFASLACRPALFKKSMRKFNVAWWAYSFPLTFLALASAEYAQEVKGTMASVLMLVLSALSFLVFLGLMLLTVLNTHRILREDDPILRFDKDRSRN